The Hemibagrus wyckioides isolate EC202008001 linkage group LG13, SWU_Hwy_1.0, whole genome shotgun sequence DNA window CATTCCAATGCCAAAATACGTTATAAACTATTGTTCAGACAATGGGGTAAACTTTTTCAATGGAGATCATTTCCAGGCATTAGTGACCCCTTGCGGTGAAAACTGGCATCCATTGGTGAAAATTGGTACCCATATCCATTATTGGTTTTTATCACCCCTGAATCTTTGACTTcgacaaaaagaaaagaaaaaaaacaggtgtTCCTAGTTTTGTTATAACATGCTAATTCAgtccaaatgatttttttttatatatatgcacactgtccactttattaggaacatgtgTACACTCATGTAGTACACTCATGCCATCCCAATGAATAAACCATGCTGTCATGTCAAGATTTTCagttcacattaaaaaaaatctgatctgtGTGAATTTAATTGTGACATGATTGTTGTTAACAGACAACAGttgtttcacacacaacagtctctagagtttgcACCAACATCAATGCCTCTGTTCAATCACACTAAAATCACACTGTTTCTatattctaatatttaatgtgaGCATTAGCTGaagctgctgccacatgattggctgattagatgtacaggtgttcctaatgaaGTGGTAATCAGGGAAATACATCCAGAATCTGTTTTTACCTtaccattaaaaataaaaaataattctgtaAATAACTGTACTCACAGATTTTTTGGGGGTTAACACAAATATCATGATAACGTTTTGTGTTGCCCTTTATTCGCTTATATTACTCCCTATGgaatatattaaaaatctacacatgatgatgtacagtagtgcATTCAGTGACAGCCACAGCTGCCTGCCACCATGTCGTCATATTGTTTGAGAACAACATTTTCATCATCGTCAAAGTACAACAGACTTATAGGTTGAAGGTTGTCTGGTACGCAGCATGGCCTTCCCACTTTGCTGGAcagttttaatgtgtttactatGGATTGCACAATGGCATGATTGGTTGGATGTAAACTTCCACTGAGTGGAAATGGACAGGACCCACTGCAGTGATATGCGTTGTAGCCTCTTGGTGATATTACCCATCCGGCCCAACCAAGTTTTACAAAGTCCACATATAGAGGTGTTCTTTGACAATTTACAACTTGCTCATTTTCAGATGCCCTTTTATGTGTACTCCTGCGCTTTCGCACAACAGCCTGGAGGGAGCTTTTGAACTCGAGGAACTCGAAGGGCAAGCCGGTGTTCTGACCTGATGTGGAAACTCCTTCACCTGTGCAATCAAAAAACTTCAGAAATGTTACTCTGATCAAATTGAAAGTCCAACATCTAGAAATCCAACTGAAATTATTACAATACTTTAATAATTTGGACATCTTGTCATCAGATTTTAAATACACGTAAAAAAGCTCACCTACAGatatgtgttaaaaaaatgaaagttcCTGAGGTCACCTTTACCAGAGCTTCTTCTTCGACCATCATTTGAGTAGACAACCAAATAGGCATCATTTTCCTCATAACTTGTTTCTCTCGCACTTTGTACATACGTCTCCAACCAGTGTCCCGAATTTAAAGTTGCAACAACCAAGATGCCATTATTTGTGCTGCTGTTGAGAATCCACTTGGTGACCTATTATACAATTAAGAAAACAAATTCACAGTTTTGTCAGCCCTGTTGCACTGCTAGTGTACTGGAGCGTGAATGTGGATCTATCAATTGTAGGACAAGCTACTAAGTGTGCCTTGGAGAAACAAACCTATGCAAACTATCTTACATTTTTGTTAAAGGCTATTGTACAGAATGTTGTAAGGCTTACCTAATGCTAGTCTAATAAACAGCATTACATTTCAAACCAGAGGCGTGCTAAGCAGGTGTCCTAAAGGTCTTGCAGTACCACCTACTGCCAGGACTGTGTAACTGCATCCACAGGTTGGTTATTACACAATATGTCGAAATACATGCAATTTTAATGTTTGTTAAGTAAAGGTCAACTgataaaaaaagtgaaaaagtgttcaataataataataataataataataataataattttagctGCAACAAGTGGACTCAACGAACTCATGGAAGAAAGTAAATAATGACTTTGCAATTTTGGACTACATTTAGTAATAGTCCAAGCACTTTATAACattgatatatttatatcaATTATCAAGTGCTTGGAGAATTGGAGTGTTTATATTATGACACATCTCATGAACTctatatttacagttacatttatggcatttgaattacacccttatccagagtaactTACATAAGTCTCTATCAGAtacatcctgatactggttTACAAGGTCATAGACTAAGAgtaagcatcagtgttttaaatctataAACTAAAACTCTAAAACTATAAAGTACTTACTTAATCTAACTACAGTGGAGTTCATTAATTTTCTCCAAATCAAGGACTGGGAAACATTTAGCAGACATAGAAAAAgtgtaagacaaaaaaaagatctCCTCAACACACATTTATCTTACTAGCATGATGTAATGGTTTAAATATCAGGCTCATTacacattatttcattatttaaatgtgtgaaTTAATATTTTGACTATTTGTCATTACTAATGTGTGCTTTCATTTATTAACATTGGGAAAGTTATAAATCCTAATGAATTCATATAATTTCATGTATTTCTAGGTTCAGGTTGAGATTATTTATTCTGAACAACATATTTATTTACCGTGAAAATAATCACATTTCACATATCATACCAGTTGATTTGTGCTTGCTTTTATACCAACTGTACTGTAAGGTAAGACAGAAATGCATACAAATGTTTATACACCCCTAGCCAAAAGACACATTTTGCAACCCCTTTCAGAATTTCAGCACTTCTGTCCCCTAACAGAAACATTACATCACTTTACCCTGCTACACTCTTCAACATGGCAGTGGAAGAGCAAATATCCATTTGCCTCTGTATCAGAATGCATGGAACTCACCGTCTGTGTGATGTTAAACACTTCCCATCCTTCAGTGTACATAGACAGTAAACGTGACAGGATCAGATTTCCTCGCCAGGGTTTCACTTTGCTCTCCAGCACTTCATACAAATCCACCTAAAATCCGAGACCACAGAGAGCTGAGAGTCTGACCCGCCTTACTTCAGAACAAACTAAGGTAAAACTTACTCTGTAAAAGTGATGTCCAGGTAAAACCGCGTGCGCGCGCCGAAACCACCGGAATTCTGCTTTTGTTATGATCTCTCGGTGACCAAATGATGTCAGGTTAAAAAAGTGAAACGCGCCATTTGATTGCGCTGAAACAGTGCGAATATTAGACAATGGCAGTAAGGTATGGAAAAAGAACTGTATGAGTGCTtatgaaaaaaatctattaGATATGGTGGTTTTCTGTGTACTAATCGGAGTGCGGGTAAGGGTTTTTACGAACCTGCGAAGCTCCTCACGATGTTATCCTGCAAAGTCGCAGGGTTTCTGAGATGTTCCTCGTACAGCTCCATCATAAAGCGCGGCGCTTTTGTGCGCACTACATGACGCCCAACATCTCGGACCTGGAGCGCGTCATTCAGTGTGCGCTGCTTGGGCACATCTGTAATTACGCGCGCTTCTGGCATTTCATAAACATAAGCAGACAGCACGCTGAAAAGTAACACCAGCTGCAAGGCAAGGATCTCAAAAAGATAAAGACTTCTTAGCAAAGCCATGGCCAATGACAGAGGTGTCGAGTGCATTCACATTAAACCTCAGCGCGCAGCTTGCACCAGGATAACATGAGGTCACGTGATGCGGGACTGCACCGATCAAGCTGGACTGTAGTGGGTAGCACTTAAATGGCAGTCAGTTTACCTTGTGTGCTCGTTGAGCGTGCAGGAGCACACACGATATGGTTTTCAACCAAAACCACAATAGAGTTCTGCCGTTCCTGCCGATCCTAAAATAAAGTTGCAATGCAACAGTTAAGTTTTGAATATTTTTCTACATgaaaaacttacttacttaaaCCCAAAAGAACACAAGTAAGTGAAGAACTCCATACGCAAAAAaagagaatgaaaatgaaatgaaataattattatcagcctacaatcatcatcatcatcatcatcatgagaagaagaagaagaattcagacaaagcatgaatgaaaTAAGAATAACTCCAAGCAAATGAATACACATTCCTGCCTGGTTACAGAAATTCATTCTGCTATTTGTAGCCGTTAAAGCAAATGGTGTGAATATTAACAAATGACGTCAATGCACACTGAAAAGCTGTGTGTACCACTGgttgagagcagtacagtgttttGTTGCAGTTTGCTATGTGTTATCTGTGTGCAGTCAGGTCTCCCTTCAGTGTGTTAGGTAAACGTAGGGATGCGGTGATGACGTATGGTCGAAGGCACACTGACTAAGGATCACCCCAGAACTGTTGTGTGGGATTTTCCTACTCTGTCCATGCATCATTATACTGCAAATGTCTCAGAGTAATGCATCTGATCAAGCTTTATAATCCTTAAGATGTTTCATCACTCATTGAAGGAGAGTTCAGCAGTGTGTTCTGCTCAAATTTTTCTCAGTCCTGCAGCCACAGCCGAGGTCCTGGTGCTTCCCTGCTCTAGGGAGAAGAACAGCTACAGCTATTCTTTCTGGTTTTGTTActactgtgtgaatgtgtactgGGGGGTAAACTCCTGACTATCACAGGGCTAAATTAATGAACaactcaaggtttcttcctcatataatcACAGGTATTATTTCCTTGCCACAATTTCCTCATGCTTGTTTATTAGGGATAACAACTTTACCATTATCATCTGTTAAAATTATCACCAAtttacaatccttgtgtgcaatattacagctctacaatagtatttgtacagtatttgtacagtatttttatttatttattctattttacagtttataaaacagtgtatatatttctttctttctctcatatatttttttattttcattatagcaactgtaacatggcaaagaaATTTCTCCAttggattaataaagttctttgaatcttgaataaatattaatttaattttaaacttaaaattatttaaaaccaaataaaataatttttattctatttctctatttctgtaaatctgatttgagacaatgtcAGTTGTTAGAAGTGCTATAcagataaattgaattaaaattaaattgaattagaATTTCCATACCACCTTACTTGATATTGAACTGAAACCCTAATTTTATATAACTTACATCAAGAATATAATTATTTCTGTGAAGCTACTTTATGACAAAGTCCAGTGCATTGTTTAAAGCACTGTATAAATGACGATTAAAACATAATGATACACATCACTGTGTGAAAAACCCCCAAAAAGAAACAACATGGAGAACTTGTTCATCTGCTGATTTACAACGTCTAGGCACCGGgtcaatttatttttactacCTGTCAAAACCGCAATTTTATAAGATCTTTTTCACAACACCTTCATGATGCTTCATCATTTCTACAAACCCaattttgataaataaataaataaataaataaataaataaataaataaataaataaataaataaataactgtattTAGTCTAACAATTTTtaagtgttaaatgtaaaaaattaaataaactatttagcCAACAATCCTGTTTGAAGCACCATGACAGATATCCATGTTATCAAGCAAACACATGTTCAAGTTTTAAAGTGACTAATTATCATAGCTGTAAGAGTCCCATCAGAGtcacagtgtgtagtgagtcAGGGCCCTTAGCAGTTCCCCGACTCATGTATACAATATACTGATTCCTGGCCTATAGGGAGCCATTGAGATGGGCCTCAATGTGCAAGGTTCAtgctgtgacttaaatacacagtCAAGTGTCATGcactggttttgttttgtgtttatggTCAGTTTTAATCTCTTTGGCTTAGCATATTATATATGCATTAGTGATATTATGCCATTGAAGAAAGGAAGCAACATTAgcccattttttaaaatagtgtTTAAGAATGAAACTGTTGTATTTTCATATTTGGATACATTGTATATTTAAACTTTTTTGGTATGCTTTAAACAGAGGATGCATACTAATTTATTAGTCTTTGGCGGTTTTAATCTTCTGCTTGCTTGTATAAATGTATCAGTTTACTGCTtatgagtaagccagaggtaAAGGTGAttaggaaaaactccctgagatgatatgaagaagaaaccttgagactcAAAtgggaactcatcctcatctgggtaacACTGGatagtgcgattataaatcatttcccttctattaCTGTAAACTAtatgattaaaaagaaattgtgaACCAAGAAATCCTCTCTAGTAGCAAGCGCCATCACTAGATGGTAGTATTGATCAAGTCTTTAGTCTTTTGGTCTCTTTCTGCCTGCTCTCACGCATCTACTTTCTATTAAACATCATAAAATGCATACTAACACATACTAACCTCACAGCTCTTTAATTAATCATGATTCATTGTGTTTGGCAAATGGCAAATTATATCAGTATTTTGTTTCGAGAGAAATGGAAATTAATAAtactacacacagaaacatattcTTGTGCTCACCTGTTTAATTTATCCAAGGGAGAGTGCTGAAAAGATCTCTGGTCAGTGATCAGTTCTTGTTTCAGTGGCCTCCTCCTTTATTATTAGAACACTGAGCACCTAAAAGGAATTAAATGAGCAACGAGCATTGctgttattataaaaaaaatatgtgcagGGAAAATACAAGTATTGTTAAAGTAGAATGAGGGGATTAATTGGAGCTCTGGCATTTTATGTTTTCAGACTTGGTGTAATTTCTCATTTCCTTTTCATCTTTGATTGACAGACTGTTGAATACAAGGTC harbors:
- the LOC131363381 gene encoding bone morphogenetic protein 2-like isoform X2; amino-acid sequence: MHSTPLSLAMALLRSLYLFEILALQLVLLFSVLSAYVYEMPEARVITDVPKQRTLNDALQVRDVGRHVVRTKAPRFMMELYEEHLRNPATLQDNIVRSFAAQSNGAFHFFNLTSFGHREIITKAEFRWFRRAHAVLPGHHFYRVDLYEVLESKVKPWRGNLILSRLLSMYTEGWEVFNITQTVTKWILNSSTNNGILVVATLNSGHWLETYVQSARETSYEENDAYLVVYSNDGRRRSSGEGVSTSGQNTGLPFEFLEFKSSLQAVVRKRRSTHKRASENEQVVNCQRTPLYVDFVKLGWAGWVISPRGYNAYHCSGSCPFPLSGSLHPTNHAIVQSIVNTLKLSSKVGRPCCVPDNLQPISLLYFDDDENVVLKQYDDMVAGSCGCH
- the LOC131363381 gene encoding bone morphogenetic protein 2-like isoform X1 is translated as MHSTPLSLAMALLRSLYLFEILALQLVLLFSVLSAYVYEMPEARVITDVPKQRTLNDALQVRDVGRHVVRTKAPRFMMELYEEHLRNPATLQDNIVRSFAAQSNGAFHFFNLTSFGHREIITKAEFRWFRRAHAVLPGHHFYRVDLYEVLESKVKPWRGNLILSRLLSMYTEGWEVFNITQTVTKWILNSSTNNGILVVATLNSGHWLETYVQSARETSYEENDAYLVVYSNDGRRRSSGKGEGVSTSGQNTGLPFEFLEFKSSLQAVVRKRRSTHKRASENEQVVNCQRTPLYVDFVKLGWAGWVISPRGYNAYHCSGSCPFPLSGSLHPTNHAIVQSIVNTLKLSSKVGRPCCVPDNLQPISLLYFDDDENVVLKQYDDMVAGSCGCH